From the Bacillota bacterium genome, the window TCATACTGGATCGATCTCGCGCAGCTCTCGCTCGCGAGCTATACCGTTGACGCACAGCCGTGGCGCCTGGAGCAGGTGAGGGATTACTGCGACAGGGCCGTCAAAGTCCAGCCGTCGAACCTCGCGGCGAGGATCCGCGCGACGGAGATCCTGTCGTCGATGGGGGACCTCGACAGGGCCCTGCGTCTTGCCGTGGATACGACGAAGTGGATTCCGCGTGATGTCCGCGTGTACGAAGGCCTGGCGAGGGTCTACGTGACCATGGCGGTGCGGGCACTGGGCGCCGGAGACAGGGCGGCAGGACGGGAGTACGCGGGAAAGGCGCGCGAAATCGTTCCCGCGGCAGCTCAATCCATCAACCCTAACCCCGGCCCGAAAATCCCGGAAGCACTGGTACAACTTGCCGAGACTCCACCAATGGGTTATGCTGTTGGACAGGCATCCCTCTTTCTGGGTGATTATGCAGAGGCTGCTAGAATGTTCGAGAAAGCGGCGCGGCTGAAAAGCATTCAGGCGGACGCCCAGGTCTGGCTGGGTGTGTCGTACGAGATGGCGGGCGACACCGCCCGCGCGAAGAGGGTCCTGAACTCGGCAAGGACGGCGCTGGGTGCTAACCTCTTTGACTTGCGTTACAGAGAGATCAGGAGCCTTGCCGGCGCCCTACGGTAACAGGACGGCGGCCCCGCCGGCCCCTCCGGCGGCCGAACCAGTAAGGGGCGCGTGTGGAGACCGGTAACCGGCTTTCATGGATGCGCGGGTGCGTCGAAGGGGGTACAGCAGTTGCAGGAAGTCCCTGAGATGATGGATACGATAGACCTCAGACAATACGTCGCCATACTCCGGAAGTGGCGCTGGGTCGTGGTTTTGATTACGATCATGAGCATGGCGACTGCGGGTGTAGTGTCGTTCTTCGTCCTTCCGCCCGTTTACGAGACCAAGGTGACCATGCTGGTGAGCCAGCCCGCCGCCCAGCGGCCCGTGCGGCAGGAGACCGGCGTCGAGGAAGTCGCCAGCGCAATCTCGAGACTCCCCGAAATGACGCTGAACACGTACGTCGGCCAGGTACTGAGCCCGTACTTCCTCGACCAGGTAGCCACCTCCATGAAGTTCGACAAAACGATCGTGGGCGCCAAGGAGCTCGCCACCATGATGGACGCCCGCGTGATCAAGGATACGAATCTCATCGAAGTCAGGGTCAGGAACACCGATCGCGTTCTCGCGGCCGACATTGCGAACACCATGGCGCGTGAATTCCTCGAGTTCATATCCAAGAACGTCCAGGACCAGATGGGCAAATCGGTCAGGTTCCTCCAGGACCAGATCGCTCTGGTCAAGAAAGACCTCGACGCTGCCAATAACAAGATGAAGAACCTCAAGACCGAGTCGTCGTCGATCGAGATTCTGCAGAACGAGGTCAACGCGAGGTTCGATATGCTGGCGAAGGCGAGGGAACAGCTCGCCAACGCAAAGGCGGAGCAGGCGCTGACCGCCGCCGGCTATGAGAAAGCGAAGCAGATCCTCGACGACTTCAAGAAGGATAAGGAACTCATGGGGATCCCCATGACTGACGACAAGGAGACCAGGGCCAGGGTTGCGGGACTCGAGCAAATCGTCAACACCAAAGACGTCGAACTCGCGCAGAAGAACGCGCAGGTGGCCGCGATCGAGGAGCGGGTCGCCCAGGTGAGCCTTGAGGTCGAGCAAATCCAGCGGCAGCTCGTTTACAAGAAAACGGAATACGAGCAGCTTGACAAGCAGATCCAGCAGCTCGAGGAGACATACAAGGTCCTGTCGGAACGCATACTTCAGGCGCAGATGGCGCGGTCGCTGAACATGGGCGAGGCGAACATCTCGGTGGTGTCGCCCGCGCTGATACCGACGACCCCGGTCCGGCCGAACAAGAAGCTGAACGTGGCAGTGGCAGGGGTGTTGGGCATCTTCCTTTCGCTGGGCCTCGTATTCGTTCTCGAGTACCTGGATAACACGATGAAGAACCCCGACGACGTGAGAAAGCACCTGGGATTGCCCACTCTCGGCAACATCCCGGTTATCGAATAGGAGCGACTGCCCATGGTGAAGCCAGGCTTCCTCAATGGAAAAAGGGAACCGAAGGACAGGCTGATCACGAAAACACACCCGCGCTCGCCGATATCCGAGGCGTTCAGGGCGCTCAGGACGTCTTTGCGGTTCGCGGACATCAGTCAGAGTATGAAGATGATCCTCGTCACGAGTCCCGGACCGTTCGAGGGGAAGTCGACCATCATGTCCAACCTCGCGGTCGCGATGGCCCAGGCTGAAAAGCGCGTGCTGGCCATCGACGCAGACCTCCGGAAGCCGATACTCCACAGGATATTCGAGACAGAGCAGCAACCCGGTCTCACCAACATCCTGGTTGGGGACTGTCCAGTTGAATCCGGGATACAGTCCAGCGGCATGGACCACCTCGACATCATCGCGTCGGGTCCCATACCCCCGAACCCGTCGGAGATCCTCGGCACGGAAGCCACCCGGGACATCTTCGCCAGGCTCAAATCAATGTACGACTACGTGATCGTGGACTCGCCGCCGGTGATGGCAGTGACCGACGCAGTCGTGATGTCTTCCATGGTGGACGCGGTAATCCTCGTGATGCGCGCCGGCGTCACCCGTATTGAATCTGCCGTAACCGCGAGGAACGTGATAGAGAACGCCAAGGGCAAGATCCTGGGCGCCGTCCTGAACGAAGTCCGGCACTCGGCTGACGGCTACCATTATTACTACTATTACGGCCGGTCGAAAGGCGAGAAATGAACCGCGACCCCGCTCACACCTGCGGTATCCCCTTAGTGGACGTTCACTGCCACATCCTGCCAGGGCTCGACGACGGACCCCGCAACGCAACGGAGGCGCTCGAAATGGCCAGGGCTGCGGCCATCGCCGGGTTCAAGGCGATAGTCGCAACGCCGCACGTGATGGCCGGGGTGTTCGACGGGACGCCCACCAGTATCACTGAGGCCGTATCGACCCTGCAGGCGAGGTGCGATGAATCCGGCGCAGAGATCGTGCTCCTCCCGGGATCCGAGGTCTACCTGGATGAGAGGACACCATCGCTGCTTAAGGGTGGCGACCTGGTTCCGGTGGGTCGCAGCGGGAAGTACCTGCTGATTGAATTGCCACAGCACGACATGCCGCACTATACACGCGAACTTCTCTTCAGGATCTCTCTCGCAGGTTACACTCCAATTCTCGCGCATCCGGAGCGCAACGCGGCCCTGAGAGACAACCAGGCTATCGCCAACGAACTTGCTGATGCCGGCGCACTGCTCCAGCTCAACGCAGGCAGCCTGTTGGGCGTGTATGGCCGGCGGGTGAAGCAGGCTGCCGAACGATGGTTGGCCGGGGGCCTCTACTCAGCAATCGGTTCAGACTGGCACAGCCCCAGCGAACCGAACAGCCTGGTCGAGGTGCTCAGATCCAGGTTCGCGGGCATCGAGCGACTTCTGGCAGGTAACGTTCGAATAGCAGGCGATATCACCCCTCAGGGGCGATGTCGAGACCGGGGGTCAGGTGGTAAGATCCGGGGGCGAACGCTGTAGGGTAATTCACAATTAGCACAGTCTTAATGGCAATTGTGTTGAATTTTCCGGCGTTTTGGTATATCTTGGAGTGTACCGGACAGGTTTCCAGTCCCTGACGCCGCTATCGTATGGGGGTCGGGTCAAATGGCAATTGAAGTCAACGGCAAGCTGAATACGTTGAGGCGCAGGTCCGCGTTGGCGCTGGCGGACCTGGTGTTTTTCAATATGGGAGTCCTCCTTGGACTCGCTGCTCGCTTTGAAGGTAGCGTACCGCTCCAGTACATACGCCAGTACGTTGGACCACTCGGGCTGGTCCAGTCCGCTCTCGTAGCTGTGTCGTACGCAGCAAGTCGCCTGTACAGCAGCATCATCCGGTATTCCAGCATAGACGAGGCGCTGAGCCTGGCCAAGGGTGTCACGGTTTCGGTCGTCACCTTCATCGGGTTAATCACCTTCTTCCCTCCGGCGCGGGGGTTCCCGCGTAGCGTCCCGTTCGTCGCCGCAAGCGCAAGCTTCCTTCTGTCGGGCGGTATTAGAATCCTCGCGAGGATGTATCTCAGCGACACCTGGCCCTGGGTCAGGGCGAACCGTTCGTGCGCTGTCAGGAGGGTAATCCTGGTCGGCGCCGGCGACGCGGGCGCGATGGTGGTGCGCGAGCTCAAGGGACGCCTGAAGAATGAATACGACCTCGTGGGCCTGGTGGACGATGACGGACGGAAACAGGGGATGCGCCTGAACGGAGTACCTGTACTCGGTGAGATTTCGCAAATCCCCGACCTGCTCAGGCGTTACGCCGTGGAGGAAGTGATCGTGGCGATCCCGTCGGCCAGCGGTTCGGTCATCCGCCGGGTGTTCGCACTGTGCGAGGGTGCCGGCGTCAAGATGAAGACGGTCCCCGGGCTCTACGAGATTATCAACGGGAATGTCAAGGTGGGCGAGATACGCGACGTCGACGTCGAGGACCTGCTTGGCAGGGAACCAGTGAACCTGAACATGCAGCAGATCTCGGGGTACATACAGGGGAAGTGCGTACTGGTGACCGGGGCTGGCGGCTCGATCGGCTCCGAGATTTGTCGCCAGATTGCCAAATTCCGGCCGGCCAAGATCGTACTGTTCGACCACGACGAGAACTCGATTTTCGAGCTCTCGCACGAGGTCGGATTCAGGTTCCCGGCGGTGAACCTCGCGATTGTGGTAGGCGACGTGAGGGATATCCACAAGGTCCACGCGACCTTTGAGGAGTACAAACCCGGTGTCGTCTTTCATGCCGCGGCGCACAAGCATGTGCCGCTGATGGAGGAACACCCGGAGCAGGCAGTCAAGACCAATGTATTCGGCACGCTCAACGTGGCGCTCGCCGCCTGGCGCGGCAGGACCGACCGGTTTGTGCTGATATCCACCGACAAGGCCGTAAACCCCACCAGCGTGATGGGGGCCACCAAGGCCGTCGCCGAGCATATCGTCGTGACGCTGGACAAAGGCTGGCATCCTGTTGAGGGTCTCGGCAACGGAGAGCGGCGAACGAAGTTCATGGCTGTCCGCTTCGGGAACGTCCTCGGCAGCCGCGGCAGCGTCATACCCTTGTTCAAGGAGCAGATCGCCCGCGGCGGGCCGGTGACGGTCACGCACCCCGAGATGAAGAGGTACTTCATGACCATACCCGAGGCTGTACAGCTTGTCATCCAGTCGGGCGCCCTGGGGGATGGGCGGGAGGTCTTCGTGCTGGATATGGGCGACCCCGTACGGATAGTGGACCTGGCTGAGACGCTGATCCGGCTATCCGGATTGGAGCCGGGCAAAGACATCACGGTGGAGTTCAGCGGGATGCGGAACGGCGAGAAACTCTTTGAGGAGATCTTTTCTGATGAGGAGAAATTCGAGCGTACGGCTCACCCGAAGATATTCGTGGCCAAGGACTGTGTAGTCGATGCGGACAAGCTTCGCGATAGCCTGTCACGGCTGGAGAAGTTCTCGTTTGACGGTGGAAGGGGACCGAAGGACACGATCAAGTGGATCCTCAAGGAACTCATCCCTACGTATAACCCGTGGTCGGTTGACAGCTCCCGTGCCTCTCGCCCCGGTGAACCACGGGGGCCCCAGGCTGAAACCCCTCAGAGTGAACCGGGCAAGGCCAGGCGCCAGCGCCTGGCTCGAGACCCGGGGATGACCGCATAAGCCACCAGTGGAGGTTGCGGCAGGTGGACAAGCATTTGGACACACGTGCTATACATAGCCGGGCCTATGTCGAAGAAGGCGTGAGCCTGGGCGGGGACGTCGAAATCGGGCCTAATGCCGTGGTCTATTCAGGAACCGTCCTGGGTGACGGCGTCAAGGTTGGCCCCAATGCAGTCCTTGGACAGAGGCCGACGAAGGCTAAGTCCAGCACCCTGAAGGTTTCAGGAGACCTTGGCGGGCTCAGAGTCGGTTCAGGAACGGTCATTGGGGCCGGGGCGATAGTCTATGCGGGCACTACCATAGGAAACGACTGTTTCATAGCCGATTCAGCGCAGGTGCGTGAGCGCTGCACGATAGGAAGCCGTGTCATCGTCGGTCACGCCGGTACTGTGGAGAACGACTGCCGGGTTGGCGACCGGACCCGCATTCAGACCGGGGCCTATATTACGGCCCATTCGGTCCTTGAAGAGGACGTGTTCGTGGCCCCCATGGTGACCACCACCAACGACAACTACATGGGACGCACCGAGGTGAGGTTCTCCAGGACCAAAGGGGTCGCTGCGAAGAGGGGCTCGAGGATAGGCGGCAACGCGGTGATATTGCCGGGCGTGACCGTGGGCGAGGAGGCCATGGTGGCGGCGGGCAGCGTCGTCACCAGGGACGTGCCGCCTTATACCAGGGTGATGGGGGTTCCCGCCAGGCCTGCGGGGGATGTCCCGGAGGAGCAGATCCTCTATCCCAGGGGCGGCGCAGGGACGCGCGGGTGAACTGATGGAATCCGTACGGTTTGGGGTCATAGGGTGTGGCGCCATAGCGAAAAGGCACGCGGAGGCCATCTCCGGGATACCGGAGGCGAGGCTCGTGGCGTGCTTCGACGTGGTTGAGGATAACGCGAGGGTGTTCGCCTCGAGGTACGGGGGTAGGGTGTGTGGCGACTACCGCGGCCTCCTGGATGACCCGGAGGTAGACGCTGTGATAGTGGCGACGCCCAGCGGCCTTCACGCGTGCCTGGGGATGGAGGCGCTCGATTCGGGAAAGCACGTGCTCGTCGAAAAGCCCCTTGCGCTGAGCCCGGTCGAGGTGCGGCGACTCATCGAAAAGGCGAACGAGGCTGGCAGGTGTCTCGGCACTGTGCACCCCAACAGGTACTACCCGGCGAGCCGGATGGTCCACTCTGCAGTCCAGGAGGGCCGGCTGGGGAGGCTGAGTCACGGGGTGGCGACGGTGCGGCTGAACAGGACCCAGGCCTACTACGACGAAGCGCCGTGGCGCAAGTCGCGGGATTTAGACGGCGGGGTGCTGTTCAACCAGGCGTGGCATGCGATGGACATGCTCGTCTGGCTGATGGGACCCGTGAGCGACGCACACAAAGTGGCTGCATGCAGGGCGCACGAGATGGAGGCTGAGGACGTCGCCATCCTGACGATGAGGTTCGAGAGCGGCGCGCTGGGGCTTGTCGAGGCCACAACCAACATCTACCCGAAGAACCTGGAGCAGAGCATCGCGGTGTTTGGAGAGACGGGCGCAATAATCCTCGGCGGCTCGAGAGTGGACGCGATTAGGCTGTGGAGACTGCCCGATGACGACGAAAAGGCAGTGCTCGATCGATTCGGGGAGTCCGCCCCGCCAGGTCTCGGCCCGGGGTGGGCCCACGCCCAGGCGGTGCTGGAGTTCGTGCGGCAGGTTCGCTCGGGCGAGACGGGGGCCTCGGATGAGGCCAGGACGGCGGTTGAACTTGCGCGCCTGGCGAGCGGGTGGGGTATGGCTCCCTGAGGCATCGCTCGCTGAGGGTTACCTCTTCAAAGTGGACAGACCGGGGCGGACAGAAAGGGGAACTTGAATTGAAGGTACCGGCGTTCGACCTGACGGAACAGAACAGGTGCCTGCGGGCGAAGCTCATGGAGGCGATCGGCGAGGCCGTGGACAGCGGCCACTTCATCCTCGGCGAGCCGGTGGCGGAGTTCGAGGCGGGGCTCGCGAGGCTGTGCGGCGTCCGGCACGCGGTCGGCGTCGCCAACGGGAGCGACGCGCTGTATCTCGCGCTGGCCGCGTGCCGCATCGGCCCGGGGGACGAGGTAATAACCACCCCGTTCACGTTCTTCGCCACG encodes:
- a CDS encoding Gfo/Idh/MocA family oxidoreductase, giving the protein MESVRFGVIGCGAIAKRHAEAISGIPEARLVACFDVVEDNARVFASRYGGRVCGDYRGLLDDPEVDAVIVATPSGLHACLGMEALDSGKHVLVEKPLALSPVEVRRLIEKANEAGRCLGTVHPNRYYPASRMVHSAVQEGRLGRLSHGVATVRLNRTQAYYDEAPWRKSRDLDGGVLFNQAWHAMDMLVWLMGPVSDAHKVAACRAHEMEAEDVAILTMRFESGALGLVEATTNIYPKNLEQSIAVFGETGAIILGGSRVDAIRLWRLPDDDEKAVLDRFGESAPPGLGPGWAHAQAVLEFVRQVRSGETGASDEARTAVELARLASGWGMAP
- a CDS encoding CpsD/CapB family tyrosine-protein kinase yields the protein MVKPGFLNGKREPKDRLITKTHPRSPISEAFRALRTSLRFADISQSMKMILVTSPGPFEGKSTIMSNLAVAMAQAEKRVLAIDADLRKPILHRIFETEQQPGLTNILVGDCPVESGIQSSGMDHLDIIASGPIPPNPSEILGTEATRDIFARLKSMYDYVIVDSPPVMAVTDAVVMSSMVDAVILVMRAGVTRIESAVTARNVIENAKGKILGAVLNEVRHSADGYHYYYYYGRSKGEK
- a CDS encoding polysaccharide biosynthesis protein, with the translated sequence MAIEVNGKLNTLRRRSALALADLVFFNMGVLLGLAARFEGSVPLQYIRQYVGPLGLVQSALVAVSYAASRLYSSIIRYSSIDEALSLAKGVTVSVVTFIGLITFFPPARGFPRSVPFVAASASFLLSGGIRILARMYLSDTWPWVRANRSCAVRRVILVGAGDAGAMVVRELKGRLKNEYDLVGLVDDDGRKQGMRLNGVPVLGEISQIPDLLRRYAVEEVIVAIPSASGSVIRRVFALCEGAGVKMKTVPGLYEIINGNVKVGEIRDVDVEDLLGREPVNLNMQQISGYIQGKCVLVTGAGGSIGSEICRQIAKFRPAKIVLFDHDENSIFELSHEVGFRFPAVNLAIVVGDVRDIHKVHATFEEYKPGVVFHAAAHKHVPLMEEHPEQAVKTNVFGTLNVALAAWRGRTDRFVLISTDKAVNPTSVMGATKAVAEHIVVTLDKGWHPVEGLGNGERRTKFMAVRFGNVLGSRGSVIPLFKEQIARGGPVTVTHPEMKRYFMTIPEAVQLVIQSGALGDGREVFVLDMGDPVRIVDLAETLIRLSGLEPGKDITVEFSGMRNGEKLFEEIFSDEEKFERTAHPKIFVAKDCVVDADKLRDSLSRLEKFSFDGGRGPKDTIKWILKELIPTYNPWSVDSSRASRPGEPRGPQAETPQSEPGKARRQRLARDPGMTA
- a CDS encoding N-acetyltransferase, which gives rise to MRQVDKHLDTRAIHSRAYVEEGVSLGGDVEIGPNAVVYSGTVLGDGVKVGPNAVLGQRPTKAKSSTLKVSGDLGGLRVGSGTVIGAGAIVYAGTTIGNDCFIADSAQVRERCTIGSRVIVGHAGTVENDCRVGDRTRIQTGAYITAHSVLEEDVFVAPMVTTTNDNYMGRTEVRFSRTKGVAAKRGSRIGGNAVILPGVTVGEEAMVAAGSVVTRDVPPYTRVMGVPARPAGDVPEEQILYPRGGAGTRG